The DNA segment ACAAAAAGTCTTTCTCCATCATGTAAAGTAGGTTCCATTGAGCGACCATCTACTACAAAAGATTGAGCTACAAATGTGATTATAAAAAATGCTAAAATCGCAGCAATAACAAGTGACTGTATAAGTTCTTTAATATCTGTGCTATCCAATGTAGTTTCCTCCTACTCTAACAAAGCAAATTTATTCATCATCTTTTTCTTTTTTTTCCTCTTCTTTTTCACCTTTTATCTTTTTTTCTTCAGGTTGATTTTCCTGATCAATTCTACCAATAGAATCTCTTATTAAATCGATATCAACATTAGATGAAATTCTTAGTCTAATATTATTTTCTTTTATATTAATAATTTTTCCTCTAATTCCACCAATAGTAACTACTCTGTCTCCCACTTCTAGATTTTCTATCATCTCATCATGTTCTTTTTGTTGTTTTCTTTGAGGTCTTATTAAAAAGAACCACAATACACCAAAAATAACTACCCACATTAAAATTGTCAAAAATCCCTGTTGCATTATCAAAAATCCCCCTTTTAATATTTAATTGATCTTTTTTAATATTTAATTAATCTTTCCTTCTTTCTATTTATTCAACAATCGAACTTAATATTCCTGCCTTAATTTAGGAGAAATATTATTAATTAACTATTATTTATAATTTGAGTAAAATTCTTTTTGAAATTCATTGA comes from the Halanaerobiales bacterium genome and includes:
- the yajC gene encoding preprotein translocase subunit YajC: MQQGFLTILMWVVIFGVLWFFLIRPQRKQQKEHDEMIENLEVGDRVVTIGGIRGKIINIKENNIRLRISSNVDIDLIRDSIGRIDQENQPEEKKIKGEKEEEKKEKDDE
- a CDS encoding S26 family signal peptidase; the protein is MDSTDIKELIQSLVIAAILAFFIITFVAQSFVVDGRSMEPTLHDGERLFV